A stretch of Leptospira sp. WS39.C2 DNA encodes these proteins:
- the ccoN gene encoding cytochrome-c oxidase, cbb3-type subunit I, translating into MATEKTQYDDFIVKGFIISALVWGVASMTFGVIIAFQLVYPQLNLELPWTSFGRLRPLHTNAAIFGFALSVIFATAYHTVQRLCRTRMWNDTLSKLHLALYNLSIVLAAITLPLGYSQSKEYAELEWPIDLLIVVWYVIFFANYLMTVLKRKEEQMYVAIWFYIASFVTVPLLFIVNNIVIPAGFLKSYSVYAGVFDANIQWWYGHNAVAFVLTTPFLGLMYYYLPKHIKQPIYSHRLSIIHFWSLIFIYIWAGPHHLLYSPIPEWLQTTGMVFSIMLWMPSWGGMLNGFLTLTQAKDKIKVDATLKMMLAAVTFYGMSTFEGPLLSIRAVSALGHNTDWIIGHVHSGTLGWVGFMSAAALYYLVPRLWNANLYSEKLANAHFWLGTLGILLYIISMWVSGITEGSMWRAVGENGELVYKDWVEIVEFLKPFRLFRAIGGTLYLTGIILMVYNFIKTIQNKDSGFVEQDLRIGVKS; encoded by the coding sequence TTGGCTACGGAAAAAACTCAATATGACGATTTTATCGTAAAAGGGTTTATCATTTCAGCGTTAGTCTGGGGCGTTGCATCGATGACATTTGGTGTTATCATTGCCTTCCAACTTGTGTATCCACAGCTGAATTTGGAATTACCTTGGACGAGCTTCGGAAGGTTACGACCCTTACACACCAATGCTGCCATTTTTGGATTTGCATTGAGCGTAATCTTCGCCACTGCATATCATACAGTACAAAGACTCTGTCGCACTAGAATGTGGAACGACACTCTTTCCAAACTGCATTTGGCATTATACAACTTATCAATTGTTTTAGCTGCGATCACGTTACCTCTGGGTTACAGCCAATCAAAAGAATATGCTGAATTGGAATGGCCTATAGACTTACTCATAGTCGTATGGTATGTAATCTTTTTTGCAAACTACCTCATGACGGTACTCAAACGAAAAGAAGAACAAATGTATGTTGCCATTTGGTTTTACATTGCTTCCTTCGTAACAGTTCCCCTACTTTTCATTGTGAATAACATTGTAATCCCTGCAGGATTTTTAAAATCGTATTCGGTTTATGCAGGTGTATTTGATGCCAATATCCAATGGTGGTATGGTCACAATGCAGTAGCTTTCGTACTCACTACACCATTTTTGGGGCTAATGTATTATTATCTCCCAAAACACATCAAACAACCAATTTACTCACATAGACTTTCTATCATCCACTTTTGGTCTCTCATCTTTATTTACATTTGGGCAGGTCCTCACCATTTATTGTATTCACCAATCCCTGAGTGGTTACAAACAACTGGTATGGTATTTTCCATCATGTTATGGATGCCATCGTGGGGTGGGATGTTAAATGGATTTTTAACACTCACGCAGGCAAAAGACAAAATCAAAGTGGATGCAACCCTCAAAATGATGTTAGCTGCCGTAACATTTTATGGTATGTCTACGTTTGAAGGACCCCTTCTTTCCATCCGTGCGGTTTCTGCTTTAGGTCACAACACAGATTGGATCATTGGCCACGTTCACTCAGGAACATTAGGTTGGGTGGGATTTATGTCAGCCGCTGCCTTGTATTACCTAGTCCCAAGACTATGGAATGCAAACCTCTATAGCGAAAAACTTGCCAATGCACATTTTTGGCTTGGGACTCTCGGGATCCTACTCTACATCATTTCGATGTGGGTGTCTGGAATCACAGAAGGTTCTATGTGGAGAGCTGTTGGAGAAAACGGAGAACTCGTATACAAAGATTGGGTTGAAATCGTTGAGTTTTTAAAACCTTTCCGTTTATTCCGAGCGATCGGAGGAACACTCTATCTAACTGGGATTATCCTTATGGTGTATAACTTTATCAAAACCATCCAAAACAAAGACAGTGGTTTTGTGGAACAAGACTTACGAATAGGAGTGAAATCATAA
- a CDS encoding cbb3-type cytochrome c oxidase subunit 3, with amino-acid sequence MNDADLLLIYKSLRLPILVIAISYITYYVYKKRTKDEMEKPKYRMLEED; translated from the coding sequence ATGAATGACGCAGACCTTCTACTCATTTATAAAAGTTTGCGATTGCCGATCCTTGTGATCGCAATCTCTTACATCACCTATTACGTTTATAAAAAACGTACCAAAGACGAAATGGAAAAACCCAAGTATCGAATGCTTGAGGAGGATTAA
- the ccoO gene encoding cytochrome-c oxidase, cbb3-type subunit II — MLGFNKFLDWFSEIADRWDTKGVKFTIYTTIAVVIGGLFELIPPFFLTKTVTPISTVKPYSALELAGRDTYQKEGCIGCHTQMVRPFKWEVDRFDPTKSYGRNGYSKGGEYVYDHPFLWGSKRTGPDLAHESQMLRSDEWHKNHLINPRTVGGVPNSIMPAYPWLFEESHKVDVEQVVANMKALRSIGVPYSDEDLANAPSLLKDKTEGQALVAYLQKLGRDSAELQKGMK, encoded by the coding sequence ATGTTAGGTTTTAACAAATTCTTAGATTGGTTTTCAGAAATTGCAGACCGTTGGGATACCAAAGGGGTTAAGTTTACTATTTATACAACGATTGCCGTTGTGATTGGTGGACTTTTTGAACTCATCCCACCATTTTTTTTAACGAAAACAGTAACACCTATTTCCACAGTGAAACCATATTCGGCTTTGGAATTGGCAGGTCGTGATACTTACCAAAAAGAAGGATGTATTGGTTGCCATACCCAGATGGTTCGTCCATTCAAATGGGAAGTGGATCGTTTTGACCCAACTAAATCCTATGGACGAAATGGTTATTCAAAAGGTGGAGAATATGTATACGACCATCCTTTCCTTTGGGGTTCAAAACGAACTGGTCCTGACTTAGCTCACGAATCCCAAATGTTACGTTCGGATGAATGGCATAAAAACCACCTCATCAACCCAAGAACTGTAGGTGGTGTACCAAACTCAATTATGCCAGCCTACCCATGGTTATTCGAAGAATCACACAAAGTAGATGTGGAACAAGTTGTTGCCAATATGAAAGCCCTTAGATCAATCGGTGTTCCTTATTCTGATGAAGATTTGGCAAATGCACCTTCTCTTTTAAAAGATAAAACGGAAGGACAAGCACTTGTGGCTTATTTGCAAAAACTTGGACGAGATTCCGCTGAATTACAAAAAGGAATGAAGTAA
- a CDS encoding glutamate synthase subunit beta, with amino-acid sequence MGKPTGFLEFKKEYLQKIEPKERVKNYKEFEKPFTEAVAKDQGARCMDCGIPFCHGDTGCPVDNLIPEFNDFVYRGRWKEAWENLSKTNNFPEFTGRLCPAPCESACTLGIIEPPVSIKSIERTIIDRAWEEGWVIPQPPISKSGKKVAVVGSGPAGLAAGQQLARAGHTVTIFEKNDRIGGLLRYGIPDFKMEKRHIDRRMKQMEAEGVTFKTNVNVGLDITAKQLLAEFDAVVLACGSEVPRDLPVEGRNSKGVHFAMEFLTKNNKHVAGDAIEIINAKDKHVIVIGGGDTGSDCVGTSNRHGAKSVTQIELFPEPPKERDKSTPWPLYPKMYRTSTSHEEGVNRKWAVSTMGFKSNEKGEVTAIVGSEVKEENGKFLPIPGTEFEWPADLVFLAMGFVNPVKDGLLQDLQKEGLELDGRGNVKADFGTKEGSFATTVPKVYACGDVRRGQSLIVWAISEGRKCADQVHQFLTSDVEA; translated from the coding sequence GTGGGTAAACCAACAGGATTTTTAGAATTTAAGAAAGAATACCTTCAAAAGATTGAACCAAAAGAAAGGGTCAAAAACTACAAAGAGTTTGAAAAACCTTTTACTGAGGCCGTAGCCAAAGACCAAGGGGCTCGTTGTATGGACTGCGGGATTCCGTTTTGCCATGGCGACACTGGTTGCCCTGTTGATAACCTCATCCCTGAATTCAATGACTTTGTTTACCGAGGTCGCTGGAAAGAAGCTTGGGAAAATCTTTCGAAAACCAATAACTTCCCTGAGTTCACGGGAAGGTTATGCCCTGCTCCTTGTGAATCAGCTTGTACTTTAGGAATCATCGAACCACCAGTTTCCATTAAGTCCATTGAAAGGACCATCATCGACCGAGCTTGGGAAGAAGGATGGGTCATCCCACAACCTCCCATTTCCAAATCTGGAAAAAAAGTAGCAGTTGTTGGATCGGGACCAGCTGGTCTTGCCGCAGGACAACAGTTAGCTCGTGCGGGTCACACCGTGACAATCTTTGAAAAAAACGACCGCATAGGTGGCCTACTCCGTTACGGCATCCCTGATTTTAAAATGGAAAAAAGACACATCGACCGCCGCATGAAACAAATGGAAGCGGAAGGTGTCACATTTAAAACGAATGTGAATGTTGGTTTAGACATTACCGCAAAACAACTATTAGCCGAATTTGACGCAGTAGTCCTTGCTTGTGGATCGGAAGTCCCAAGGGATCTTCCTGTGGAAGGTCGCAACAGCAAAGGTGTCCACTTTGCAATGGAGTTTTTGACTAAAAACAACAAACACGTTGCTGGTGATGCAATTGAGATCATCAATGCCAAAGACAAACATGTCATCGTAATTGGTGGTGGTGATACTGGTTCTGACTGTGTAGGAACATCCAACCGTCATGGCGCGAAGTCTGTCACACAAATTGAATTATTCCCAGAACCTCCAAAAGAAAGAGACAAGTCCACTCCTTGGCCATTATACCCAAAGATGTACCGCACTTCCACTTCACATGAAGAAGGAGTGAATCGTAAATGGGCCGTTTCCACTATGGGTTTTAAATCCAATGAGAAAGGCGAAGTGACAGCAATTGTAGGTTCAGAAGTCAAAGAGGAAAACGGAAAGTTCCTTCCAATACCTGGCACTGAATTCGAATGGCCTGCTGACTTAGTATTTTTGGCAATGGGTTTTGTGAACCCAGTGAAAGATGGTCTCCTCCAAGATTTACAGAAAGAAGGATTGGAACTAGACGGTAGGGGTAATGTCAAAGCGGATTTTGGAACCAAAGAAGGATCTTTTGCGACAACTGTCCCAAAAGTCTATGCTTGTGGGGACGTAAGACGAGGACAATCCCTCATCGTTTGGGCGATTTCAGAAGGAAGGAAGTGTGCGGACCAAGTGCACCAATTCTTAACGTCTGACGTGGAAGCTTAA
- a CDS encoding DUF5683 domain-containing protein, producing MKLTEKQILKIATLLVVLSTNLFAENILLKKGGTLKGKVVEQDQYKLKIRKEDGTTVVLSKTEILKVVYKDHLTAAEEDKLRKAEEDKERIKKEKEEAARLKKEQEEAARLEKENAKNNAALEAEAKRKQEEEAKLAEAARKNLTRKEATWRSAVLPGWGQWKQGRKVQAIVYPSIIAIGLFFTYDKHRMYLNAKRDYNNLENPYTTNGLIRAAFTPQSAAVSPAEAVVASQLGPFKGQRESVERHYQEMQYIGIATLLVYAWNIFDAYYFHPTGSGLSMDDTRKEKFFLHSSVDRVGYHPTAIAGDRGIEHRTQLGYEVTF from the coding sequence TTGAAACTAACTGAAAAACAAATCCTAAAAATCGCAACTCTTTTGGTAGTCCTTTCAACCAACCTATTCGCAGAGAACATCCTTCTTAAAAAAGGTGGAACTCTCAAAGGGAAAGTCGTAGAACAAGACCAATACAAACTTAAAATTAGAAAAGAAGATGGAACCACAGTTGTTCTAAGCAAAACTGAAATCTTAAAAGTAGTTTATAAAGACCATCTAACAGCCGCAGAAGAAGATAAACTCAGAAAAGCGGAAGAAGATAAAGAACGAATTAAAAAAGAAAAAGAAGAAGCTGCAAGACTCAAAAAAGAACAAGAAGAAGCTGCTCGTTTGGAAAAAGAAAATGCAAAAAACAATGCAGCCTTAGAAGCAGAAGCCAAACGCAAACAAGAAGAAGAAGCAAAACTAGCAGAAGCAGCGAGAAAAAATCTAACAAGAAAAGAAGCTACTTGGCGTTCTGCTGTCCTACCTGGTTGGGGACAATGGAAACAAGGTAGAAAAGTACAAGCGATAGTTTACCCTTCTATCATTGCCATTGGACTCTTTTTTACGTATGACAAACACCGCATGTATCTCAATGCAAAAAGAGATTATAATAATTTAGAAAACCCATACACGACAAATGGACTGATTCGTGCTGCTTTTACTCCACAATCAGCAGCGGTTTCACCAGCCGAAGCAGTTGTTGCAAGCCAATTAGGTCCGTTTAAAGGCCAAAGGGAATCAGTCGAAAGGCATTACCAAGAGATGCAATACATAGGGATTGCCACCTTACTCGTGTATGCTTGGAATATCTTCGATGCGTATTACTTCCACCCAACAGGTTCTGGTCTTAGTATGGATGATACGAGAAAAGAAAAGTTTTTCCTCCATTCTTCTGTAGACCGTGTTGGTTACCATCCTACTGCCATTGCAGGGGATCGAGGTATAGAACACCGTACTCAATTAGGCTATGAAGTTACCTTCTAA
- a CDS encoding c-type cytochrome, with product MKEPKEVDGIFQADNPMPPWWKLVWLISIIVSIGYVVYFHWYSDWPQDVAFEKEVAEHEAQFPTKQVVVANAEDGSNPYREDAVAIKEGESTYKQICSACHGPTAEGAVGPSLVDSDWIHGNTDKEVFHNIMKGIGPERQKLNRGGMPAWEGLGAEKVYAVMAWLATKNSTLVKAK from the coding sequence ATGAAAGAACCAAAAGAAGTAGACGGAATCTTCCAAGCCGACAATCCCATGCCACCATGGTGGAAATTAGTATGGCTCATCAGTATCATCGTATCCATCGGTTATGTTGTATACTTTCACTGGTATTCAGATTGGCCACAAGACGTTGCTTTTGAAAAAGAAGTAGCAGAACACGAAGCCCAATTCCCAACAAAACAAGTAGTTGTTGCGAATGCAGAAGATGGATCAAACCCATACCGTGAAGATGCTGTTGCGATTAAAGAAGGTGAAAGCACTTACAAACAAATTTGTTCTGCTTGTCACGGACCTACTGCAGAAGGTGCTGTTGGGCCTAGTTTAGTTGATAGTGATTGGATACATGGAAACACTGATAAAGAAGTGTTCCACAACATTATGAAAGGAATAGGACCAGAAAGACAAAAACTGAACCGAGGTGGCATGCCAGCTTGGGAAGGGTTAGGAGCAGAGAAAGTTTATGCGGTTATGGCATGGCTTGCAACTAAGAATAGTACTTTGGTAAAGGCAAAATAA
- the ccoG gene encoding cytochrome c oxidase accessory protein CcoG, with translation MIISRPQSGKVRTRRNFVMSFLVGLFLVAPWVVLPEGSPLIRLDIPKRMFHLFGGLFIPQEGLILWFFLLTMGLSLFFFTSVIGRVWCGWGCPQTIYTDLFDRIGRFVLDSKYGKKDASVIGKYTVYFLWIVVSFIASFHWIAYFVSPYEMLADYLNLSVLSTSYFYFTLFFTAAMFIDIGFIREQFCRYACPYARFQTLLMDEHSWNVTYDFKRGEPRRDGKTKIGDCISCNMCVVVCPTGIDIRDGLQVGCVACGKCVDACTSIMAKENKKTLIGYFSLKQIETGDKIKWIRPRTVVYAILLTVVLAGASIQLLTRIPMSMIAASNKSMPPILIPENKIRAFVALRIQNIAPVAKEFQLSAFDTRHGKEILIRSGEENNQFTLESGEIKSFSVVLETQSLTEQELNEGYLPGSIVLKNIQEPDEKLEKKLSLSLPRN, from the coding sequence ATGATCATTTCAAGACCACAATCAGGGAAAGTAAGGACACGTAGGAATTTCGTTATGAGTTTTCTTGTGGGATTATTTTTAGTCGCACCTTGGGTGGTGTTACCAGAAGGTAGCCCACTCATCCGACTTGACATTCCAAAAAGAATGTTTCACCTGTTTGGTGGTCTTTTTATACCACAAGAAGGTCTTATCTTATGGTTTTTCCTTCTGACAATGGGATTATCACTTTTCTTCTTTACCTCCGTTATCGGACGTGTCTGGTGCGGATGGGGTTGCCCCCAAACGATTTATACCGACCTATTTGATCGAATTGGTCGGTTTGTTTTAGATTCTAAATACGGAAAAAAAGACGCATCCGTAATTGGAAAATACACAGTTTATTTTTTATGGATCGTAGTCTCTTTTATTGCATCCTTTCATTGGATTGCATATTTTGTTAGCCCTTATGAAATGTTAGCTGACTATTTAAATTTATCCGTTTTATCAACTTCATACTTCTATTTTACCTTATTTTTTACGGCTGCGATGTTTATCGACATTGGTTTTATCCGAGAACAATTTTGTCGTTACGCTTGTCCTTATGCAAGATTCCAAACCCTACTCATGGATGAACACTCCTGGAACGTGACTTACGATTTTAAACGTGGGGAACCAAGGCGTGACGGAAAAACAAAAATCGGAGATTGTATCTCTTGTAATATGTGTGTGGTTGTGTGTCCGACAGGGATTGATATCCGCGATGGATTACAAGTAGGTTGTGTAGCTTGTGGAAAGTGTGTGGATGCATGCACTTCTATTATGGCAAAAGAAAACAAAAAAACTCTCATTGGATACTTTTCCCTCAAACAAATTGAAACTGGTGATAAAATCAAATGGATACGACCGAGAACTGTAGTTTATGCCATTTTACTCACCGTTGTTCTCGCAGGTGCAAGTATACAACTCCTCACAAGAATTCCAATGTCAATGATTGCCGCTTCTAATAAATCCATGCCTCCCATTTTGATCCCTGAAAATAAAATCAGAGCCTTTGTGGCACTCAGAATCCAAAACATTGCGCCCGTCGCAAAAGAATTCCAACTCTCTGCCTTCGATACAAGGCATGGAAAAGAAATTCTCATCCGTTCCGGCGAAGAAAACAACCAATTTACATTAGAGTCTGGTGAAATCAAAAGTTTTTCTGTAGTATTAGAAACCCAAAGTCTCACAGAACAAGAATTAAATGAAGGTTATTTGCCTGGTTCCATCGTTTTAAAAAATATACAAGAACCAGATGAAAAATTAGAGAAGAAACTATCTTTATCACTGCCAAGGAACTGA